In a single window of the Pithys albifrons albifrons isolate INPA30051 chromosome 19, PitAlb_v1, whole genome shotgun sequence genome:
- the SPAG9 gene encoding C-Jun-amino-terminal kinase-interacting protein 4 isoform X4: protein MSPGCMLLFVFGFVGGAVVINSAILVSLSVLLLVHFSISTGVPALTQNLPRILRKERPISLGIFPLPPGDALLTPEAQREAAETPASEHWKFQELSQPRSHTSLKDELSDVSQAGSKCTTPASTAASDVPVLPAETPQKENVEGLAKDAEMGNEKVDVGKNIEVQAAQETRNVSTGGNENEEKSEVQAIIESTPELDMDKDLSGYKGSSTPTKGIENKAFDRNTESLFEELSSAGSGLIGDVDEGADLLGMGREVENLILENTQLLETKNALNVVKNDLIAKVDELTCEKDVLQGELEAVKQAKQKLEEKNKELEEELRKARAEAEEARQKAKEDDDSDVPTAQRKRFTRVEMARVLMERNQYKERLMELQEAVRWTEMIRASRENPAMQEKKRSSIWQFFSRLFSSSSNTAKKPEPPVNVKYNAPTSHITPSVKKRSSTLSQLPSDKSKAFEFLSEETEASLASRREQKREQYRQVKAHVQKEDGRVQAFGWSLPQKYKQVANGGQGENKMKNLPVPVYLRPLDEKDTSMKLWCAVGVNLSGGKTRDGGSVVGASVFYNDVTGVDADGNKQQTGSQSSLDKLDQELKDQQKELKHQEELSSLVWICTSTHSATKVIIIDANQPGNILDSFIVCNSHVLCIASVPGARETDYPAGEEGSQEADPSQVDKSSLCGSMTSNSSAETDSLLGGITVVGCTAEGLSGAPTAQDANGSSPVAEKQSDIATENNLVDENIPTAEEATEATEVNAGTGEDTADIAQTGVYTEHVFTDPLGVQHTTEASPVYQPNTESELYKDVAVLPNEQDLVREEAQKMSSLLPTMWLGAQNGCLYVHSSVAQWRKCVHAIKLKDSILSIVHVKGIVLVALADGTLAIFHRGVDGQWDLTNYHLLDLGRPHHSIRCMTVVHDKVWCGYRNKIYVVQPKAMKIEKSFDAHPRRESQVRQLAWVGDGVWVSIRLDSTLRLYHAHTYQHLQDVDIEPYVSKMLGTGKLGFSFVRITALMVSCNRLWVGTGNGVIISIPLTETNKAAAGSGNRPGSVIRVYGDENSDKVTPGTFIPYCSMAHAQLCFHGHRDAVKFFVAVPGQVVCPQSSGGTELTADKQAQESFNQSPLKSMLVISGGEGYIDFRMGDEGGESELLGEALPLEPSVAKAERSHLIVWQVMCGSE, encoded by the exons GATGAGCTCTCCGATGTCAGCCAAGCAGGCTCCAAGTGCACTACTCCAGCATCCACAGCTGCTTCAgatgtccctgtgctgcctgctgaaactcctcagaaggaaaatgtgGAAGGGCTTGCAAAGGACGCAGAGATGGGGAATGAGAAGGTGGACGTAGGCAAGAATATTGAGGTACAGGCAGCTCAGGAGACAAGGAATGTGTCCACTG ggggaaatgaaaatgaagaaaaatctgaagttcAGGCAATCATTGAGtcaactccagagctggataTGGATAAAGATCTCAGTGGATATAAAGGTTCCAG CACTCCCACCAAAGGCATCGAGAACAAAGCGTTTGACCGGAACACAGAGTCACTCTTTGAAGAGCTGTCATCTGCTGGCTCTGGCCTAATTGGAGACGTGGATGAAGGGGCAGATTTACTGG GAATGGGACGTGAAGTTGAAAACCTTATTTTGGAAAACACTCAGCTGTTGGAGACAAA AAATGCACTGAATGTAGTGAAGAATGATTTGATAGCAAAGGTGGATGAATTGACCTGTGAGAAGGATGTACTACAAGGTGAATTGGAGGCtgtaaaacaagcaaaacaaaagcttgAAGAAAAGAATAAGGAACTGGAAGAAGAGCTGAGAAA aGCTCgtgcagaagcagaggaagcaaGACAGAAAGCTAAAGAGGACGATGAT AGCGACGTCCCCACCGCGCAGCGCAAGCGCTTCACTCGCGTGGAGATGGCGCGTGTGCTGATGGAGAGGAACCAGTACAAGGAGcggctgatggagctgcaggaggccGTGCGATGGACTGAGATGATCAG AGCATCGAGAGAAAATCCAGCCATGCAAGAAAAGAAGAGATCAAGCATTTGGCAGTT ttttAGCAGGCTCTTCAGTTCCTCCAGCAATACAGCAAAGAAACCAGAACCTCCTGTCAATGTTAAATACAATGCTCCAACCTCACACATTACTCCGTCAGTcaagaaaagaagcagcacCTTATCTCAATTACCCAGTGACAAATCTAAAGCCTTTGAATTCCTCAGTGAAGA AACTGAAGCCAGTTTAGCCTCGCGCCGGGAGCAGAAGAGGGAGCAGTATCGGCAGGTGAAAGCTCACGTGCAGAAGGAAGATGGCAGAGTGCAAGCCTTTGGCTGGAGTCTACCTCAGAAGTACAAACAG GTGGCAAATGGTGGACAGGGTGAAAATAAGATGAAGAACTTGCCTGTACCTGTTTACCTGAGACCTTTAGATGAGAAGGATACCTCTATGAAG ctGTGGTGTGCTGTAGGGGTGAACCTGTCGGGAGGGAAAACACGGGATGGCGGCTCTGTGGTTGGTGCCAGTGTGTTCTACAATGATGTGACTGGTGTGGATGCAGATGGCAACAAGCAGCAAACAGGATCTCAGAGTAGCTTAGATAAACTAGACCAGGAGCTCAAG GATCAGCAGAAGGAACTGAAACATCAGGAAGAACTATCCAGCCTGGTTTGGATCTGCACTAGCACACATTCTGCTACAAAAGTTATCATTATTGATGCAAATCAACCAGGAAATATTCTGGACAGTTTCATTGTTTGCAATTCTCACGTGCTTTGTATTGCTAGTGTGCCAG GGGCAAGGGAAACAGACTATCCTGCAGGAGAAGAAGGGTCTCAAGAAGCAGATCCCAGTCAAGTGGACAAGTCCTCTCTGTGTGGCAGCATGACCAgcaacagctctgctgagacTGACAGCCTGCTGGGAGGCATCACCGTGGTGGGCTGCACTGCTGAGGGGCTCTcgggggcacccacagctcagGATGCCAATGGGAGCTCCCCAGTGGCAGAGAAACAGTCAG ATATTgcaactgaaaataatttagtaGATGAGAACATTCCAACAGCAGAGGAAGCAACAGAAGCAACAGAAGTCAatgcagggacaggagaagaCACAGCTGATATTGCACAAACTGGAGTCTACACAGAGCATGTCTTTACAGATCCTTTGGGAGTGCAGCATACAACAGAGGCATCTCCAGTGTACCAGCCTAA tacTGAGTCAGAGTTATATAAAGATGTTGCAGTTTTGCCAAATGAGCAAGATCTAGTGAGAgaagaagcacagaaaatgagTAGCCTTTTACCGACTATGTGGCTTGGAGCACAGAATGGATG CCTGTATGTTCATTCGTCAGTGGCCCAGTGGAGGAAATGTGTTCATGCCATTAAACTTAAAGATTCTATTCTCAGTATTGT acaTGTAAAAGGAATAGTGTTGGTTGCACTGGCTGATGGAACACTGGCAATATTTCACAGAGGAGTTG ATGGTCAGTGGGATTTGACCAACTATCACCTGCTGGACCTGGGCCGGCCGCACCACTCGATCCGGTGCATGACGGTGGTACACGACAAGGTCTGGTGTGGCTACAGGAACAAGATCTATGTTGTTCAACCAAAGGCCATGAAAATAGAG AAGTCCTTTGATGCCCACCCAAGGAGGGAGAGCCAAGTGAGGCAGCTGGCCTGGGTGGGGGACGGGGTCTGGGTGTCCATTCGCTTGGACTCCACCCTGCGCCTCTACCACGCGCACACGTACCAGCACCTGCAGGACGTGGACATCGAGCCCTATGTAAGCAAAATGCTAG GTACTGGTAAACTGGGATTCTCATTTGTGAGAATCACAGCTCTTATGGTGTCTTGTAATCGTTTATGGGTAGGAACAGGAAATGGTGTCATCATCTCCATTCCATTAACAGAAA CtaataaagcagcagcaggctCGGGAAACCGTCCAGGGAGTGTCATCCGTGTGTATGGAGATGAGAACAGTGACAAGGTGACTCCAGGGACGTTCATCCCCTACTGCTCCATGGCACACGCACAGCTTTGCTTCCACGGGCACCGCGACGCCGTCAAGTTCTTTGTTGCTGTACCAG GTCAGGTTGTTTGCCCACAGAGTAGTGGTGGGACGGAGCTAACAGCTGATAAACAAGCCCAAGAGTCCTTCAACCAGAGTCCCTTAAAATCAATGTTGGTGATAAGTGGTGGAGAAGGATACATTGACTTCAGAATGG GTGATGAAGGGGGAGAATCTGAACTCCTTGGAGAAGCTCTACCACTTGAACCTTCTGTAGCCAAAGCTGAGAGAAGTCACTTGATAGTGTGGCAAGTCATGTGTGGCAGTGAGTGA
- the SPAG9 gene encoding C-Jun-amino-terminal kinase-interacting protein 4 isoform X5 — protein MIHNYMEHLERTKLHQLGGGDQLESTTHSRIRKERPISLGIFPLPPGDALLTPEAQREAAETPASEHWKFQELSQPRSHTSLKDELSDVSQAGSKCTTPASTAASDVPVLPAETPQKENVEGLAKDAEMGNEKVDVGKNIEVQAAQETRNVSTGGNENEEKSEVQAIIESTPELDMDKDLSGYKGSSTPTKGIENKAFDRNTESLFEELSSAGSGLIGDVDEGADLLGMGREVENLILENTQLLETKNALNVVKNDLIAKVDELTCEKDVLQGELEAVKQAKQKLEEKNKELEEELRKARAEAEEARQKAKEDDDSDVPTAQRKRFTRVEMARVLMERNQYKERLMELQEAVRWTEMIRASRENPAMQEKKRSSIWQFFSRLFSSSSNTAKKPEPPVNVKYNAPTSHITPSVKKRSSTLSQLPSDKSKAFEFLSEETEASLASRREQKREQYRQVKAHVQKEDGRVQAFGWSLPQKYKQVANGGQGENKMKNLPVPVYLRPLDEKDTSMKLWCAVGVNLSGGKTRDGGSVVGASVFYNDVTGVDADGNKQQTGSQSSLDKLDQELKDQQKELKHQEELSSLVWICTSTHSATKVIIIDANQPGNILDSFIVCNSHVLCIASVPGARETDYPAGEEGSQEADPSQVDKSSLCGSMTSNSSAETDSLLGGITVVGCTAEGLSGAPTAQDANGSSPVAEKQSDIATENNLVDENIPTAEEATEATEVNAGTGEDTADIAQTGVYTEHVFTDPLGVQHTTEASPVYQPNTESELYKDVAVLPNEQDLVREEAQKMSSLLPTMWLGAQNGCLYVHSSVAQWRKCVHAIKLKDSILSIVHVKGIVLVALADGTLAIFHRGVDGQWDLTNYHLLDLGRPHHSIRCMTVVHDKVWCGYRNKIYVVQPKAMKIEKSFDAHPRRESQVRQLAWVGDGVWVSIRLDSTLRLYHAHTYQHLQDVDIEPYVSKMLGTGKLGFSFVRITALMVSCNRLWVGTGNGVIISIPLTETVILHQGRLLGLRANKAAAGSGNRPGSVIRVYGDENSDKVTPGTFIPYCSMAHAQLCFHGHRDAVKFFVAVPGQVVCPQSSGGTELTADKQAQESFNQSPLKSMLVISGGEGYIDFRMGDEGGESELLGEALPLEPSVAKAERSHLIVWQVMCGSE, from the exons GATGAGCTCTCCGATGTCAGCCAAGCAGGCTCCAAGTGCACTACTCCAGCATCCACAGCTGCTTCAgatgtccctgtgctgcctgctgaaactcctcagaaggaaaatgtgGAAGGGCTTGCAAAGGACGCAGAGATGGGGAATGAGAAGGTGGACGTAGGCAAGAATATTGAGGTACAGGCAGCTCAGGAGACAAGGAATGTGTCCACTG ggggaaatgaaaatgaagaaaaatctgaagttcAGGCAATCATTGAGtcaactccagagctggataTGGATAAAGATCTCAGTGGATATAAAGGTTCCAG CACTCCCACCAAAGGCATCGAGAACAAAGCGTTTGACCGGAACACAGAGTCACTCTTTGAAGAGCTGTCATCTGCTGGCTCTGGCCTAATTGGAGACGTGGATGAAGGGGCAGATTTACTGG GAATGGGACGTGAAGTTGAAAACCTTATTTTGGAAAACACTCAGCTGTTGGAGACAAA AAATGCACTGAATGTAGTGAAGAATGATTTGATAGCAAAGGTGGATGAATTGACCTGTGAGAAGGATGTACTACAAGGTGAATTGGAGGCtgtaaaacaagcaaaacaaaagcttgAAGAAAAGAATAAGGAACTGGAAGAAGAGCTGAGAAA aGCTCgtgcagaagcagaggaagcaaGACAGAAAGCTAAAGAGGACGATGAT AGCGACGTCCCCACCGCGCAGCGCAAGCGCTTCACTCGCGTGGAGATGGCGCGTGTGCTGATGGAGAGGAACCAGTACAAGGAGcggctgatggagctgcaggaggccGTGCGATGGACTGAGATGATCAG AGCATCGAGAGAAAATCCAGCCATGCAAGAAAAGAAGAGATCAAGCATTTGGCAGTT ttttAGCAGGCTCTTCAGTTCCTCCAGCAATACAGCAAAGAAACCAGAACCTCCTGTCAATGTTAAATACAATGCTCCAACCTCACACATTACTCCGTCAGTcaagaaaagaagcagcacCTTATCTCAATTACCCAGTGACAAATCTAAAGCCTTTGAATTCCTCAGTGAAGA AACTGAAGCCAGTTTAGCCTCGCGCCGGGAGCAGAAGAGGGAGCAGTATCGGCAGGTGAAAGCTCACGTGCAGAAGGAAGATGGCAGAGTGCAAGCCTTTGGCTGGAGTCTACCTCAGAAGTACAAACAG GTGGCAAATGGTGGACAGGGTGAAAATAAGATGAAGAACTTGCCTGTACCTGTTTACCTGAGACCTTTAGATGAGAAGGATACCTCTATGAAG ctGTGGTGTGCTGTAGGGGTGAACCTGTCGGGAGGGAAAACACGGGATGGCGGCTCTGTGGTTGGTGCCAGTGTGTTCTACAATGATGTGACTGGTGTGGATGCAGATGGCAACAAGCAGCAAACAGGATCTCAGAGTAGCTTAGATAAACTAGACCAGGAGCTCAAG GATCAGCAGAAGGAACTGAAACATCAGGAAGAACTATCCAGCCTGGTTTGGATCTGCACTAGCACACATTCTGCTACAAAAGTTATCATTATTGATGCAAATCAACCAGGAAATATTCTGGACAGTTTCATTGTTTGCAATTCTCACGTGCTTTGTATTGCTAGTGTGCCAG GGGCAAGGGAAACAGACTATCCTGCAGGAGAAGAAGGGTCTCAAGAAGCAGATCCCAGTCAAGTGGACAAGTCCTCTCTGTGTGGCAGCATGACCAgcaacagctctgctgagacTGACAGCCTGCTGGGAGGCATCACCGTGGTGGGCTGCACTGCTGAGGGGCTCTcgggggcacccacagctcagGATGCCAATGGGAGCTCCCCAGTGGCAGAGAAACAGTCAG ATATTgcaactgaaaataatttagtaGATGAGAACATTCCAACAGCAGAGGAAGCAACAGAAGCAACAGAAGTCAatgcagggacaggagaagaCACAGCTGATATTGCACAAACTGGAGTCTACACAGAGCATGTCTTTACAGATCCTTTGGGAGTGCAGCATACAACAGAGGCATCTCCAGTGTACCAGCCTAA tacTGAGTCAGAGTTATATAAAGATGTTGCAGTTTTGCCAAATGAGCAAGATCTAGTGAGAgaagaagcacagaaaatgagTAGCCTTTTACCGACTATGTGGCTTGGAGCACAGAATGGATG CCTGTATGTTCATTCGTCAGTGGCCCAGTGGAGGAAATGTGTTCATGCCATTAAACTTAAAGATTCTATTCTCAGTATTGT acaTGTAAAAGGAATAGTGTTGGTTGCACTGGCTGATGGAACACTGGCAATATTTCACAGAGGAGTTG ATGGTCAGTGGGATTTGACCAACTATCACCTGCTGGACCTGGGCCGGCCGCACCACTCGATCCGGTGCATGACGGTGGTACACGACAAGGTCTGGTGTGGCTACAGGAACAAGATCTATGTTGTTCAACCAAAGGCCATGAAAATAGAG AAGTCCTTTGATGCCCACCCAAGGAGGGAGAGCCAAGTGAGGCAGCTGGCCTGGGTGGGGGACGGGGTCTGGGTGTCCATTCGCTTGGACTCCACCCTGCGCCTCTACCACGCGCACACGTACCAGCACCTGCAGGACGTGGACATCGAGCCCTATGTAAGCAAAATGCTAG GTACTGGTAAACTGGGATTCTCATTTGTGAGAATCACAGCTCTTATGGTGTCTTGTAATCGTTTATGGGTAGGAACAGGAAATGGTGTCATCATCTCCATTCCATTAACAGAAA CTGTAATCCTCCACCAGGGACGTTTACTGGGGCTGCGGG CtaataaagcagcagcaggctCGGGAAACCGTCCAGGGAGTGTCATCCGTGTGTATGGAGATGAGAACAGTGACAAGGTGACTCCAGGGACGTTCATCCCCTACTGCTCCATGGCACACGCACAGCTTTGCTTCCACGGGCACCGCGACGCCGTCAAGTTCTTTGTTGCTGTACCAG GTCAGGTTGTTTGCCCACAGAGTAGTGGTGGGACGGAGCTAACAGCTGATAAACAAGCCCAAGAGTCCTTCAACCAGAGTCCCTTAAAATCAATGTTGGTGATAAGTGGTGGAGAAGGATACATTGACTTCAGAATGG GTGATGAAGGGGGAGAATCTGAACTCCTTGGAGAAGCTCTACCACTTGAACCTTCTGTAGCCAAAGCTGAGAGAAGTCACTTGATAGTGTGGCAAGTCATGTGTGGCAGTGAGTGA
- the SPAG9 gene encoding C-Jun-amino-terminal kinase-interacting protein 4 isoform X3: MSPGCMLLFVFGFVGGAVVINSAILVSLSVLLLVHFSISTGVPALTQNLPRILRKERPISLGIFPLPPGDALLTPEAQREAAETPASEHWKFQELSQPRSHTSLKDELSDVSQAGSKCTTPASTAASDVPVLPAETPQKENVEGLAKDAEMGNEKVDVGKNIEVQAAQETRNVSTGGNENEEKSEVQAIIESTPELDMDKDLSGYKGSSTPTKGIENKAFDRNTESLFEELSSAGSGLIGDVDEGADLLGMGREVENLILENTQLLETKNALNVVKNDLIAKVDELTCEKDVLQGELEAVKQAKQKLEEKNKELEEELRKARAEAEEARQKAKEDDDSDVPTAQRKRFTRVEMARVLMERNQYKERLMELQEAVRWTEMIRASRENPAMQEKKRSSIWQFFSRLFSSSSNTAKKPEPPVNVKYNAPTSHITPSVKKRSSTLSQLPSDKSKAFEFLSEETEASLASRREQKREQYRQVKAHVQKEDGRVQAFGWSLPQKYKQVANGGQGENKMKNLPVPVYLRPLDEKDTSMKLWCAVGVNLSGGKTRDGGSVVGASVFYNDVTGVDADGNKQQTGSQSSLDKLDQELKDQQKELKHQEELSSLVWICTSTHSATKVIIIDANQPGNILDSFIVCNSHVLCIASVPGARETDYPAGEEGSQEADPSQVDKSSLCGSMTSNSSAETDSLLGGITVVGCTAEGLSGAPTAQDANGSSPVAEKQSDIATENNLVDENIPTAEEATEATEVNAGTGEDTADIAQTGVYTEHVFTDPLGVQHTTEASPVYQPNTESELYKDVAVLPNEQDLVREEAQKMSSLLPTMWLGAQNGCLYVHSSVAQWRKCVHAIKLKDSILSIVHVKGIVLVALADGTLAIFHRGVDGQWDLTNYHLLDLGRPHHSIRCMTVVHDKVWCGYRNKIYVVQPKAMKIEKSFDAHPRRESQVRQLAWVGDGVWVSIRLDSTLRLYHAHTYQHLQDVDIEPYVSKMLGTGKLGFSFVRITALMVSCNRLWVGTGNGVIISIPLTETVILHQGRLLGLRANKAAAGSGNRPGSVIRVYGDENSDKVTPGTFIPYCSMAHAQLCFHGHRDAVKFFVAVPGQVVCPQSSGGTELTADKQAQESFNQSPLKSMLVISGGEGYIDFRMGDEGGESELLGEALPLEPSVAKAERSHLIVWQVMCGSE, from the exons GATGAGCTCTCCGATGTCAGCCAAGCAGGCTCCAAGTGCACTACTCCAGCATCCACAGCTGCTTCAgatgtccctgtgctgcctgctgaaactcctcagaaggaaaatgtgGAAGGGCTTGCAAAGGACGCAGAGATGGGGAATGAGAAGGTGGACGTAGGCAAGAATATTGAGGTACAGGCAGCTCAGGAGACAAGGAATGTGTCCACTG ggggaaatgaaaatgaagaaaaatctgaagttcAGGCAATCATTGAGtcaactccagagctggataTGGATAAAGATCTCAGTGGATATAAAGGTTCCAG CACTCCCACCAAAGGCATCGAGAACAAAGCGTTTGACCGGAACACAGAGTCACTCTTTGAAGAGCTGTCATCTGCTGGCTCTGGCCTAATTGGAGACGTGGATGAAGGGGCAGATTTACTGG GAATGGGACGTGAAGTTGAAAACCTTATTTTGGAAAACACTCAGCTGTTGGAGACAAA AAATGCACTGAATGTAGTGAAGAATGATTTGATAGCAAAGGTGGATGAATTGACCTGTGAGAAGGATGTACTACAAGGTGAATTGGAGGCtgtaaaacaagcaaaacaaaagcttgAAGAAAAGAATAAGGAACTGGAAGAAGAGCTGAGAAA aGCTCgtgcagaagcagaggaagcaaGACAGAAAGCTAAAGAGGACGATGAT AGCGACGTCCCCACCGCGCAGCGCAAGCGCTTCACTCGCGTGGAGATGGCGCGTGTGCTGATGGAGAGGAACCAGTACAAGGAGcggctgatggagctgcaggaggccGTGCGATGGACTGAGATGATCAG AGCATCGAGAGAAAATCCAGCCATGCAAGAAAAGAAGAGATCAAGCATTTGGCAGTT ttttAGCAGGCTCTTCAGTTCCTCCAGCAATACAGCAAAGAAACCAGAACCTCCTGTCAATGTTAAATACAATGCTCCAACCTCACACATTACTCCGTCAGTcaagaaaagaagcagcacCTTATCTCAATTACCCAGTGACAAATCTAAAGCCTTTGAATTCCTCAGTGAAGA AACTGAAGCCAGTTTAGCCTCGCGCCGGGAGCAGAAGAGGGAGCAGTATCGGCAGGTGAAAGCTCACGTGCAGAAGGAAGATGGCAGAGTGCAAGCCTTTGGCTGGAGTCTACCTCAGAAGTACAAACAG GTGGCAAATGGTGGACAGGGTGAAAATAAGATGAAGAACTTGCCTGTACCTGTTTACCTGAGACCTTTAGATGAGAAGGATACCTCTATGAAG ctGTGGTGTGCTGTAGGGGTGAACCTGTCGGGAGGGAAAACACGGGATGGCGGCTCTGTGGTTGGTGCCAGTGTGTTCTACAATGATGTGACTGGTGTGGATGCAGATGGCAACAAGCAGCAAACAGGATCTCAGAGTAGCTTAGATAAACTAGACCAGGAGCTCAAG GATCAGCAGAAGGAACTGAAACATCAGGAAGAACTATCCAGCCTGGTTTGGATCTGCACTAGCACACATTCTGCTACAAAAGTTATCATTATTGATGCAAATCAACCAGGAAATATTCTGGACAGTTTCATTGTTTGCAATTCTCACGTGCTTTGTATTGCTAGTGTGCCAG GGGCAAGGGAAACAGACTATCCTGCAGGAGAAGAAGGGTCTCAAGAAGCAGATCCCAGTCAAGTGGACAAGTCCTCTCTGTGTGGCAGCATGACCAgcaacagctctgctgagacTGACAGCCTGCTGGGAGGCATCACCGTGGTGGGCTGCACTGCTGAGGGGCTCTcgggggcacccacagctcagGATGCCAATGGGAGCTCCCCAGTGGCAGAGAAACAGTCAG ATATTgcaactgaaaataatttagtaGATGAGAACATTCCAACAGCAGAGGAAGCAACAGAAGCAACAGAAGTCAatgcagggacaggagaagaCACAGCTGATATTGCACAAACTGGAGTCTACACAGAGCATGTCTTTACAGATCCTTTGGGAGTGCAGCATACAACAGAGGCATCTCCAGTGTACCAGCCTAA tacTGAGTCAGAGTTATATAAAGATGTTGCAGTTTTGCCAAATGAGCAAGATCTAGTGAGAgaagaagcacagaaaatgagTAGCCTTTTACCGACTATGTGGCTTGGAGCACAGAATGGATG CCTGTATGTTCATTCGTCAGTGGCCCAGTGGAGGAAATGTGTTCATGCCATTAAACTTAAAGATTCTATTCTCAGTATTGT acaTGTAAAAGGAATAGTGTTGGTTGCACTGGCTGATGGAACACTGGCAATATTTCACAGAGGAGTTG ATGGTCAGTGGGATTTGACCAACTATCACCTGCTGGACCTGGGCCGGCCGCACCACTCGATCCGGTGCATGACGGTGGTACACGACAAGGTCTGGTGTGGCTACAGGAACAAGATCTATGTTGTTCAACCAAAGGCCATGAAAATAGAG AAGTCCTTTGATGCCCACCCAAGGAGGGAGAGCCAAGTGAGGCAGCTGGCCTGGGTGGGGGACGGGGTCTGGGTGTCCATTCGCTTGGACTCCACCCTGCGCCTCTACCACGCGCACACGTACCAGCACCTGCAGGACGTGGACATCGAGCCCTATGTAAGCAAAATGCTAG GTACTGGTAAACTGGGATTCTCATTTGTGAGAATCACAGCTCTTATGGTGTCTTGTAATCGTTTATGGGTAGGAACAGGAAATGGTGTCATCATCTCCATTCCATTAACAGAAA CTGTAATCCTCCACCAGGGACGTTTACTGGGGCTGCGGG CtaataaagcagcagcaggctCGGGAAACCGTCCAGGGAGTGTCATCCGTGTGTATGGAGATGAGAACAGTGACAAGGTGACTCCAGGGACGTTCATCCCCTACTGCTCCATGGCACACGCACAGCTTTGCTTCCACGGGCACCGCGACGCCGTCAAGTTCTTTGTTGCTGTACCAG GTCAGGTTGTTTGCCCACAGAGTAGTGGTGGGACGGAGCTAACAGCTGATAAACAAGCCCAAGAGTCCTTCAACCAGAGTCCCTTAAAATCAATGTTGGTGATAAGTGGTGGAGAAGGATACATTGACTTCAGAATGG GTGATGAAGGGGGAGAATCTGAACTCCTTGGAGAAGCTCTACCACTTGAACCTTCTGTAGCCAAAGCTGAGAGAAGTCACTTGATAGTGTGGCAAGTCATGTGTGGCAGTGAGTGA